A segment of the Chitinophagaceae bacterium genome:
ACTCTCAATGTAAACAGATATACACCTTCAACCAGGTTATTAACAGCAGTGTTAGCCTGATTTTGAGTACCAATGCTGAATGTGGCAGGTCCTGATATTTTTGTCCACTGGTATGAAGCAATTGTTCCATCAACATCTGTTCCGACTCCATTTAGTGTTACACTGTTAGTGGGAAGAGTAATCGTCTTGTCAGAACCTGCGTTAGCCACTGGCGCAATTGGAGCAGGTGGAGGTGCTGGTGAAAGAACAGTTACTGTTACTGTACTTGTACTAAAAGCTCCCTGATTATCAGTAACCCTCAGTTGGAACTGGTAAGTTCCCTGTACTAAATTGTTAATGACTGTTTGTGCAGATGCAGCTGATACAATAGTAAAACTTGTTGGTCCTGCAATCTTGGTCCACTGGTAAGAGGCAATTGTTCCGTCTGTATCCGTTCCGCTGCCGTTCAGCGTAACTGTATTTACTGGTAAAGTAATTGTCTGGTTTGCACCGGCATTAGCTGTTGGGGCTACGTTCACTACTGGTGCAGGGTTTACTGATACAGAGATGGTATCTCTGCCAACGGCTCCCTGGTTATCAGTTACTCTCAACTCGAACTGGTAAGTTCCCTGTATTAAACTATTGATACCTGTTTGTGCTAAGGTTGCTGAAGCAATGGTAAAAAATGCTGGTCCTGCAATCTTGGTCCACTGGTAAGAGGCAATTGTTCCGTCAACGTCTGTTCCGCTGCCATTCAGTGTAACTGTATTTACTGGTAAGATAATTGTTTGATTCGATCCTGCGTTGGCTGTTGGTGCGATGTTCACAACTGGTGCAGGGTTTACAATTATTGTAACAATGCTTGTTCCGCTTGCTCCCTGGTTATCAGTAACCCGCAGTTGGAACTGGTATGTTCCCTGCACTAAATTGTTAATGACTGTTTGTGCAGATGCAGCTGATACAATAGTAAAACTTGTTGGTCCAGCAATCTTGGTCCACTGGTAAGAGGCAATTGTTCCGTCAACGTCTGTTCCGCTGCCGTTCAGTGTAACTGTATTTACTGGTAAGATAATTGTTTGATTCGATCCTGCGTTGGCTGTTGGTGCGATGTTCACAACTGGTGCAGGGTTTACAATTATTGTAACAATGCTTGTTCCGCTTGCTCCCTGGTTATCAGTAACCCGCAGTTGGAACTGGTAAGTTCCCTGTACTAAATTGTTAATGACTGTTTGTGCAGATGCAGCTGATACAATAGTAAAACTTGTTGGTCCTGCAATCTTGGTCCACTGGTAAGAGGCAATTGTTCCGTCTGTATCCGTTCCGCTGCCGTTCAGCGTAACTGTATTTACTGGTAAAGTAATTGTCTGGTTCGCTCCGGCATTAGCTGTTGGGGCTACGTTCACTACTGGTGCGGGGTTTACAGTTATTGTTACTGTGCTTGTTCCAATTGCTCCCTGGTTATCAGTCACTCTCAATTCGAACTGGTATGTTCCCTGAATAAGGTTGTTGATTGCTGTCTGTGCTAAAGTTGCTGAGGCAATAGTAAAAGTAGCTGGCCCGGCAATCTTGGTCCATTGGTAAGAGGCAATTGTTCCGTCTGTATCCGTTCCGCTGCCGTTCAGCGTAACTGTATTTACTGGTAAAGTAATTGTCTGGTTCGCTCCGGCATTAGCTGTTGGGGCTACGTTCACTACTGGTGCGGGGTTTACTGATACAGAGATGGTGTCTCTGCCAATGGCTCCCTGGTTATCAGTTACTCTCAATTCGAACTGGTATGTTCCCTGAATAAGGTTGTTGATTGCTGTCTGTGCTAAAGTTGCTGAGGCAATAGTAAAAGTAGCTGGCCCGGCAATCTTGGTCCATTGGTAAGAGGCAATTGAGCCATCTATGTCTGTTCCGCTGCCGTTCAGTGTTACGGTATTTACAGGTAAAGTGATTGCCTGGTTTGCACCGGCATTGGCGGTGGGTGCTACGTTCACCACTGGTGCAGGGTTCACTGATACAGAGATGGTGTCTCTGCCAATGGCTCCCTGGTTATCAGTTACTCTCAATTCGAACTGGTATGTTCCCTGAATAAGGTTGTTGATTGCTGTCTGTGCTAAAGTTGCTGAGGCAATAGTAAAAGTAGCTGGCCCGGCAATCTTGGTCCATTGGTAAGAGGCAATTGAGCCATCTATGTCTGTTCCGCTGCCGTTCAGTGTTACGGTATTTACAGGTAAAGTGATTGCCTGGTTTGCACCGGCATTGGCTGTTGGTGGCTGATTAATTGTCCCTGATTGATAAATCAATACAGCTGATGAATAAGGAGCAAGTGTAATCGATCCCGCATAGGTTGCTCCCTTACTATCAATATAAGTTGCGCCCAGGCTGACCATTTTTGATGTTGCAGTTGGGTTGTACTCAAATCTTAATTCAGAAGTTGACGTAATCGTTTTTGCCGTATAACTGCTTGCAGCATCCTGCCCTGTATATGATTTCCATCCAGGTAAAGTGTGAAATATTGCAGTTGGAGTTCCTGAAACATATGTTCTGGCGGAATAAGAACTTTCTTTTATTGGATGACAATAGTAATTATTATTCAAGTTTACAAAAGAACTGGCAATTGTATTGGTATTGTAATCAGCCTGGAAAGGATATTGATATGTTTCTTTAGCAAAAAAGATATTCCCGGTGCATGTCATATTATTTATCTGGAAACTGTTTGACGCCAAGAAAATCTGAGATGCCCCTGCCGGGTCAATACTTGAACTGCCATTATTATATGAAGTATTGTTTATCAAACTTATATTATTAGTGCTATGAAGGTAAATACCTGCCATAGCACAATTTGCCACCGTATTTCCTGAAACCAACACATTCCCAACATTATCATCCAGATAAATACCAAAAGCAGCCTGATAGGTAACATCAGTTCTAGCTTGTGGGGCAGCTATCCCATTCAACACAATATTATTGAGAATTTGTATGCCAGAATAGGTTCCATTTCCACTTCCCAGCCAGGAATAAATACCTCCCCCGTCATCTTTTGTCTTACAAAAAGTATTCACATAGTTATTTCTGACAATAACCCCATTTGAAAAATAAATATTAATACCGTTATGACCTGTGTTGGTAATTGTATTATACTCAATAAGAGCGTTGGTGCAGCTATTTGCAACTTCCATTGCTACATATTCAGCATATTTTCCTTGTCCTTCAATTCCCGTATTTATCAGAGTATTGTTTCTGAAAACAACATTAGCACAGGTAGATGCCTGAACCGCAAAACTGTTTGTGTTTAAAAGTGTACAATTTTCTACTAGAGAATTTGGAGAATTCCAAAGATATATACCCTGATTACCACTATTGGTAACATTTGAATTTCTAATTATGAAGCCCCCTGATGTTATGTTGATTGCATTTACAGCATATTCATTCGCTCCGGTTAAATCAATACCATCAACTGTTGCTTTATATCCATTATCATTTATAAGAGAAGCAACCTGTGCAGCCTTACAATTTACCGGAACAGCAGTAGAGTAAAGTGTTATTTTCTTAGTTGACGAAGTATATGCCCAATCATTTTGCTGGGTACATGCAGAAACGTGATTTTGAATAAAGTATCCATAACCATTCATAAATCCATCCCCGTATAAATTGGGAAAAGTAATTGAAGTTCCTGATTGGGTTATTACCCCTTTATCCCAGATTGTATGATTCTTGCGTACAAAAACTTCGCCTCCATTCCAGTCGCCGGTAAGCTGATTATCAGTAATTCTATTAGTTCCGCCTGAGCTTTCATAATTATAATATCCGGTTTTAGGCATCCGGGAAGGCAATGTATAATTATCATTAATTAATACTAAGTATGGTTTCACAGAAAGAGCTTGGCTTTCCCATTTATTGCCACCTATATTTGTCCAAACCAAATCTGTAAATCCTGAAATTACCGGATTGGCAACATCCGTTCCATAAGCTGAAAAAATCAACCCTGCCTTTGTAATGTTGATAGATCCTGAAAAAACTTCACCCCTTTTAAACAGAATTTCATCTCCAGCAACAAAACTACCAAACATAGAGTTTAGCTTACTGATAGATTTCCAAGGAGTTGCCTGATTTTGTGCCTGAGCTGCTGAACGGGAATCATCGCCTGTTGAAGTTGAAAAGTAATAACTGGTTGCCTGTACAGCCTGAACAATACTTAAAAAACTTAAAACTAATATTACATGCGACAGTTTACTCCCAAAGAAGTAAAAAATGGGTTTCATTTAGATACGGATTTGAATTTTTAAATAGTATATTGGATTCGACTTTAAAACAACACATTCTCTAACACTTTTTTAATAAAACATTATCAAAAGCCTGCTAGGAATTTTCAAATATTATGCCACAAATACCACTAACTGGTTATAGTGTATTTTGTGTGGATAAGTACTGTTTTTTCAAAAGAACATGTGTTTACAGTGTAAAATATTTCTTTTCGATCATATTTTCGATAGAAACCAAACAAATATTTCTTTTTTTCAGTAATAATACTATCTTGCATAAGGATTTACGCTTACCCGTATAAAACCTTAATCCTGAATCCTCTCTCAAAGACCGCTTCAATCCTCTTCAGTCCTACTCGAAGCCGCCATATCAAAAAAGATTGAATAACAAGAGTTAAAAGGTTACATTAAAAATGTTTCTTTTTGCGAAAAAGCATTTATGAAATTGAAAACTGTAAAAATATTATATCTGGTTCCAGTTGTACTTTTTTTTCTGTCAGCAAGTTGTGTTGACACCAAAAATGTAGCATATTTTAATACCGTTACAGAAACTACAATTGCTTCAAAGATTCCTGTACCGGAATCTGTCATCCAAAAAAATGATTTACTGAGTATTACTGTAAGCAGTTTGAACCCTGAAGCAACAGCTATATTTAATCCAGCTAATGCATCAGCCAATACAATTGGAAGTGCTAATGGATATCTTGTTAGTGCTGATGGGTCTATTCAGTTCCCGATTCTTGGAAATATTAAAGCAGAAGGGTTCACAAAAGAGCAATTGAAAGCTGAGATTACAAAGAAACTGATTGAAAGCAAGCTACTGACTGACCCAATCGTAAGTATCCGTTTCTTAAATTTTAGAATTACTGTTCTGGGTGAAGTTAAAAATCCCTCGGTTGTAACTGTTCCAAACGAAAAAATATCCTTACTTGAAGCAATAGGAATGGCTGGAGATTTAACGATCTACGCAAAAAGATCAAATGTTCTTTTAATTCGGGAAGAAGGAGGAAATAAAATGCTGAAGAGATTGAACCTGAATTCAGATGAGCTCTTAACCTCTCCTTATTACTATTTAAAGTCAAACGACATTGTATATGTTGAACCGGATAAAACTGTTGTAAAAGCATCCAGATCATCTATTAACCAATCATGGATATCATTAGGTTTAGGCAGCTTGTCTTTACTTATTATAATTCTTGACAGGTTAATATTATAAGTTAAACCACGAAAAACATGCGGATAATTAAAGAACAGAAATCAGAAAAAAAAGAGCAGAACCTGCTGGGGCAGCTTTGGTTTAAGTATTTCCCCTATTGGCCATTGTTTTTTGTTTTTATTTGTTTGTCAGTTGCCGCGGGCTGGGGATATCTTCAATTTGCCACTCCTCTATACGAATCGAGTGCATCACTTTTAATTAAAGATGAAAAGAAAGGAGAAGACGATTCAAAAGTAATTGAGTCGCTTAATCAGCTTTCTACGAAAAAGATTATTGAAAATGAATCGGAAGTGATTAAATCAAGGGGCCTGATGTATGAGGTAGTAAAAAAACTGTTCTTATATGCACCTGTTTATGAAGAACAAAAACTAAAATCAGTTTCTGCTTATTCCAGTTCACCAATTAAGATTGAAGCAAAATACCCTGATTCTCTTATTGGTGCTCACGAAAAAATTTCACTTAAATATGATCAGCTAAAACAACAGGTAACTGTTGATAACAAGGTTTATCCAATAAATCAATGGGTTAAAACCCCATTTGCTGAATTGAAGTTTATACCAACAGGTGCACAAAACACCGGTGAATTTCCGCTGTTTTTTAATTTATACGAACCAAAGTTAATTGCCTCCATCCTGTTACAAAAATTACAGGTAAGTTCAGCAAACAAGCTTTCATCTGTAATATTTCTGAAAATTAGAGATGGCAATTCAAGATGCTCAGAAGATATCCTCAATGAATTGATGATTGCGTATAATAAAGCTGCCCTAAATGACAGAAATGTTCTTGCAAGTAACACCTTACAATTTCTTGAAGAGCGCCTTAAAAAGGTAGGTGGACAATTAGATACTATTGAAAATAAGTTACAACAGTATAAAACCAGCAGTGGGGCTGTTGAAATCGGTTCACAGGGGTCAATGTATTTACAAAATGTTGGAGCTGTTGACCAAAAGCTTGCTGAAGTAAATACTCAGTTAGCCGTATTAAACCAGGTTGAGAACTATGTGAAAGCAAAAAATAATACAGGTGGCATTGTACCTTCTACTGTTGGAATTTCTGATCCCTTGCTGAGTGAATTAATTACTAAATTATTTAACTCTGAATTGGAGTACGAAAGGCTTAAAAAAACAACTGGTGAAAATAACCCCACGCTTGTTTCAATAACTGACCAGATTGAAAAAATAAAACCAAGCATTATTGAAAATATCCGAAACCAGAGAAGTGGTTTGGAAGCAAACAGAAACAATCTCTTTGGTCTTACAAACAGGTATTCATCAATGCTCAGTTCAATACCTCAAAAAGAAAGGAACCTGGTTGAAATCAGCCGTAATCACAGTATAATAAATAACGTTTATAACTTCCTGCTTCAAAAGAGGGAAGAAACTGCATTATCATTGTCATCAGCCGTAGTTAACAGCAGGATTATTGATAAAGCACAATCTTCGTTTGGGCCAGTAAGTCCAAATAACAAGCTGATTTATTTAATTGCTATTGCTGTCTCAATGCTTATTGCAGTCGTTATTATTGCAGCAAACGAACTAATTAATCCTACCATTTTATTCCGTCATGAAATTGAAGAATTCACTTCAGTTCCTGTTATTGGCGAGATTTCCTTTAATGAGTCTAAAGAATCATTGGTAATCGGTGCAGGTAAACGAAGTTTCATTGCTGAACAATTTCGGAACTTAAGAACTTCCCTTCCATATTTAGGCATTAATGCAAATAAGAAGAAGTTATTAATCACCTCTTCTATTTCCGGAGAAGGTAAAAGTTTTGTTTCCGCAAATCTGGGTGTTAGCCTTGCAATGGCAGGTAAAAAAGTTTTGATGCTTGAATTTGATCTGAGTAATCCATCTCTCAGCGAAAAATTAAATGTACCTGAAAGTGACATTAAAGGCTTATCAGAATATCTTAAAGGTCAGGCAGAAATTGAAGAAACTATAAAGAAGACGAACATTCATGAAAATCTATATATTATTTCAGCTGGAAAATTGCCCGATAATCCTTCTGAATTAATTATGGACAAGCGTGTTCAGGAATTACTTGAAAGTGTAACTGACAGTTTCGACCATATTATTATTGACACTGCGCCAGTTGGTCTTTTATCAGATGCCTATGTTCTTTCGGCCTATTGTGATGCAGCTCTTTATATAGTCAGGCATAGATATACACCAAAAACAGCTGTGCAAAGGATTGATGAAAACAATAAAATAAATGTACTTAAGAATTTAGCGATTGTTTTTAATGGTGTTAAATCAAGAGGATTCAGAAAGAACGGCTATGGGTACGGATATGGATATGGATATATCAGTAATGAAACAAAAAGAGATAAGAAAAGAGGAGCAAAAACAAGTGCAGCATAGTTAATTAAGACTTATTGACTGGTATTTTTTTCAATATTTACCGGAATAATCAACAAGATGACAACATATATATAATTATCCACGTGACTAACCTTGGCGAAGCCATTTCTATGAATAATCAACTAAAGGCTGTAAGCTTTTTTCCAATTAATGATTAACCGCCGGAAATAAGATTTCCGTTTAATTTAAAAAAAGCAAACCCAAGCCCGTTATTATGAACAACACAAAAAATTGGTACGCAGTTTACACCCGCCCAAGAGCAGAAAAAAAGGTGGCAGATGCGCTTACAAAGAAGAAAATTGAAAACTTCTCACCCATTAACAAAGTTATACGGCAATGGAGCGACCGTAAGAAAATTGTTTATGAGCCATTATTTACATCTTATGTTTTTATAAAAGTTTCAGAACTTGAACTTTCAAGTATAAGACAAACTGACGGCGTTATTAACCTTGTATACTGGTTAAATAAACCTGCCGTTATCCGGGAATCTGAAATTGAAGCAGTGAAGCGTTTCCTGACCGAAAATGAAAACGTAAAACTTGAAAGAACTCCTATCGGCATAAATGATAATGTACGGATTTTAGGCGGCCCTTTAATGGAGTATGAAGGACAAGTTCTTTCAACAAAAAACAAGACAATTAAGGTTTACCTGCCTTCAATGGGCTATTTAATGTATGCAGAAATTGAAAATTCAAATGTTGAAGTAATAACAAAAACAATTCCTTCCATTTATACACCACTAAAAATGGTAAAATGACAAATCTTATTTGCTTGATCACAGTAAAATTTTACTGTGATCAAGCAAATAAATCATCTAAGAAAACCTGATTTTGCTAATTTGGTTTTTCCTTAGTAGAACCTTATCTATAATTTCATATACATTATTTCCTGAATTAGTTTTTCTGCAATACCTTTATTTGTAACCCTAACTACGAAAACTCTTACCGAATGCCACTCGATGAAGTTAAAATAATACAGCTGCCAAAATTTTTAGACGAACGTGGAAATTTGTCTTTTTTTGAAAATGACAACCATGTGCCTTTTTCCATTTCCAGAGCCTATTGGATTTATGATGTTCCGGGTGGTGAAGTAAGGGGTGGACATGCTTACAAAACTCTTCAGGAATTTATAGTTGCTTTATCCGGCAGTTTTGATGTCATCCTAAATGATGGGAAAGAAGAAAAGAGATTTTCATTAAACCGATCATATATGGGTTTGTATGTCCCAAAAATGATCTGGAGGCAAATGGAAAATTTTTCTACCAACTCTTTGGTTCTGATTGTAGCTGACCAGGAATATAAAGAGTCAGAATACATCCGGGATTTTAACGAATTTCAAAACTTGTAACCTTATGATTACTTTACACGCAAACGTTAACGACTGCAGACTTATTGATTTGCCGAAAATACAAAACAGAGCCGGTAACATTACACCTGTTCAGGGAATGGAAGATGTTCCTTTCGAAATAAAACGCATTTACTATCTGTATGACACTCCGGGAGGCGAATCAAGAGGTGGCCATGCTCATAAAAATCTTCATCAGCTGATTGTTGCAGCAAGTGGCAGCTTTGAAGTAACATTGAATGACGGAAAAGAATCAAAAAAATTCTACCTCAATCATCCATACTACGGTTTATTAATTGTTCCCGGAATCTGGAGAGAATTACAAAATTTTTCTTCCGGTTCTATTTGCCTGGTTTTAGCTTCTGACAAGTATTATGAAGATGACTATCTCAGGCATTATAAAGATTATTTAAATTTCATCAGAAATGGAAAACTAAACTGATTAATTAATAGAAGTATTTCGTAACCCTGTTTACGAAATATTATACTGCCCTAAACCCAAGTAAATACCCTTTAATTTCTGTAAAATGAAAACAATTTGTTACCGGAGCCGGTGGAGCACCAGCAGAAGGAGTCATAAATTCGCTTTTATTTGCCGACCCAAATGAAAAATAATCGGTATGGGAAGCGATCCATTCGATTTAGTTCTATCCAATTCAAATAAAAAATATCTTGTACATTATGCAAACAGTTGTGACTATAAGAAAGAAGTAATAAAAGTTCTTTCACTTGAACGTCCTGAATTTGTATTTTTTATTAATGATCTGGAGACTTATGAAATTTCAAAACACCGGGAAGATATTCATCAGTTAGGAACAAAAACATATATGCCAAAAGATGAAGTTATCGATACCTGTATCAACAAATACAAAAGCTATAACAAATGGGCGCAGGCAGGCATAAAAGTCCCTAAAAACAAGCTGATAAAAAATGAACATGATTTAAAAGAAGCTTTTGATCAACTTGCAGACAATGATGGGAAAATCTGGCTAAGAGCCTCTTCCATTGGTGGTGGTGGCAAAGGAGCTCTTCCTACAAATGACTATGAGTTTGCGAAACGTTGGATTAACCGTTATAATGGATGGAATGATTTTGTTGCCGCAGAACTATTAACACCTGATACGGTAACCTGGCTCTCTATATGGTATCATGGTGAATTGGTAGTGGCTCAAACACGAATCAGAAAAAGCTGGGCTCATAGCAGCCGTACAGTTTCTGGAATAACCGGGGTTACCAAGGTAGGGCAAACTTATTCAAATGACATTGTTACAACTGTTGCCCTTGATTCAATTAGAGCAATTGATCCAGAGCCGCATGGAATTTATGGGGTTGACATGGGATATGACAAGCAGGGGTTTCCAAACCCAACAGAAATAAATATTTCAAGGTTTTTTACAACAATCCTTTTCTTTACACAAGCGGGGTTAAACATGCCGAAAATAGTGAGAGACATTGCCCTTAAAAATGAATTCCCTTCCTTATCAAAAAAAATCAACCCTTTGCCTGATGGTTTGTTCTGGATGCGGGGTATGGATACTTTGCCAAAATTAATGACACAAAAAGATATTGATAACACACTTATAACTGTTTAACAAAAACACTTTAAAACAGATTCAAATATTGATCCTCTTAACAAATTCGCATGAACATCTTCTTCGATCTTGATGGAACCTTAATTGATGCAAGAATGAGGTTATACAGTCTGTTTTGCGACTTAACCGGCCAAACAATTCTGGATTTTAATAATTATTGGGAATTGAAAAGAAGCATGCATGATCAACGCTGGATTCTTTGTAACATCTTAAAATATTCTGATTTACAAGCCTCTGATTTCAAAAAAGACTGGCTTGAAAATATTGAAAAGAAAAATACCTGAATTTTGACAATCTCTTTCCATTCACGATCAGTTCTTTGGAGCATTTTAAGGAATTAGGCTTTTCCCTGTATATTATTACAGCCAGGCAAAATAAGGCCGCAACATTGAAACAACTATTAACCATAGGACTAACGGATTATTTCACTGATTGTTTTATTGCTTCATCACCAAAAACAAAAGCAGAAGAAATCCGGTTGCAGGGGATTACGCTCACTGAAAATGACTTTATAGTTGGGGATACACCAGAGGATGTTCAAACAGCAAAAAGCCTCAACATAAAAAGCATATCTGTTCTTTCAGGGTTTTATAACATGGCTGCTTTACTTGATTCAAATCCTGATTATATTGCCGGAGATATCAGCAAGATTCAGGATTATATAAAATCTATGAATACACATAAAAACTAAAAATGGAAATTACTGTTGAACAATACAACCAATCACTCGAATCAACCTGGGATAAATTTATTGAGGATAACAACAGGAATGCAACCTTTCTGCATTCAAGAAAATTCTTTAATCACAACCCTCAAAACCAGAAAGATGATACCTCTCTCCTGTTTTATAAAAACGGAAAGCTGAAAGCCGTTTTACCTGCCTGTTTAATGGAAATCAATGGGTTACTAACTTTCATCTCTCACCCAAGAAGTACATATGGAGGCTTTATTGTTGATGAATCGATTGGTGTGGAAGAGGCAATAGCAATTGTTGAAGAAACGATCAACTTTGCTAAAAGTAAGAATGCAGAAGAAATTATCATCCGGAATCCCTTCAGGATTTTTTATCAACTTCCTTCTGATGAAACAGATTATGCCATGTGGTTTCATGGTTTTTCCATTAAAAGCCGAGAACTCGAATGTGCAATCAAATTGTGTGCTGATCCGGAATCCAGATATGAAGACGGGACAAAGCGAAGTGTAAAAAAAGCATTAAAATCGGCTGTTTCCGTTAGAGAAACCGATGACTATGAGTTGTTTTGGCAGCATTTAAGTGCTAATCTATCAGAAAAGCATGGAGCCAAACCAACTCATACTATAGAACAGTTCTATCAACTGAAAAATCAGGTATCTGAAGACAAAATAAAGCTCATTGGCGCCTTTATTGACGAAAAACTAGTGGGTGGAATTGTGCTTTTTATCAGTAAACCAAATGTTTTGCACGCACAATATATTGCTTCAGATCTTAACTATCAGAATTCAAGACCTTTGAATGCAGTTATTGATTACATTCTTAAATGGGGATGGGAACAGGGATTTAGTTATCTGAACCTTGGTTCCGCAAATGAGGAAGCAGGAAGAAAAATAAATTTCGGCCTTTTTCGATTTAAAGAGGGATTTGGAGGCAGAGGGGTTCTCCGGGAAACTATGCATATGAAATTAAACAGCCCGAAGATTAATAGTAGTACTGAAACTCAATAAATTGAACTGAATTTCGTTCTTAACCCTGAATATGCCCCTCGTACAGGTATATTTTATAACCAATTCTAATAAAATTCACATGAAAACTAAAAAATTAGTCATTTACGGGCTCGGCGAAACTGCTGACTTAGCGTATGAATATTTCACCTATGATTCAATCTATGAAGTAGTAGCATTTGCTGTTGATAAAGAATATAAAACAGAAAACTTACACCTGGGATTACCAGTAATAGATTTTGAGCTTATCGAAAGTATCTACCCCAAAACTGATATTGAATTATTTGTAGGAGCATCATTCACTAAGCTGAACAGATCCAGGATGAAAATGTACAATGCAGCAAAAGCAAAGGGATACACTTGCGCCAGTTATATCAGCTCAAAAGCTTTTATATGGCATAATGCAGAAATAGGTGAAAATGCCTTTGTACTGGAGAATAACGTCATTCAGCACAAGGTGAAAATTGGCAATAATGTAATATTATGGAGTGGAAATCATATTGGACATCAAACCATTATTGAAGACAATGTTACCCTCTCTTCTCATTGTGTCATTTCCGGTTTTTGCACAATTGGAGCAAATTCATTTCTTGGAGTAAACTGTACTTTTAACGATAAAATAAAACTGGGCAAAGACAACTTTGTTGGAAGCGGTGCCTTAATTGTAAAAAATACAGAAGACGGAAAGTTAATGATTGGCGCTCCGGCTAAACCTTCTGCCATCAGTACATATGATTTTTTTAAAATCCCCCAATTAACAATATCAGTAAACTAAAAAATACTGATACATTTTTGAAATTACTAACCAAAACGCTAACATTATTATAGTGAAACATTTAAACCACCACTTGCATGATTAAGTTCCTTGATATAAAAAAAATCAATGAGCAGTATGCCCTGGAACTTAAATCTGCGGCTTCAGAAGTCATTGATTCCGGCTGGTTTTTGCTGGGAGAAAAGGTGAAACTGTTTGAAGCCAATCTAAAGAAATTTATTGGTGTAAATCATGCCATTGGTGTTGCAAATGGTTTAGATGCATTGCGTCTGATCTTGAATGCTTATATGAAAATGGGTGTCTTAAAAGAAGGCGATGAAATAATTGTACCGGCTAATACATATATAGCAAGTATCCTTGCCATTACAGACAACCGTTTAACGCCTGTTTTAGTTGAGCCAGATATTGATACTTACAATCTTGATATTTCAAAAATTGAAAAGCATATAACCAGTCGTACCAAAGCCATTATGACCGTTCACTTATACGGACGTATTGCATGGTCAGAACAATTAACGGAGCTGGCAAAAAAATACAACTTAAAAATTATCGAA
Coding sequences within it:
- a CDS encoding HAD family hydrolase, which translates into the protein MEHFKELGFSLYIITARQNKAATLKQLLTIGLTDYFTDCFIASSPKTKAEEIRLQGITLTENDFIVGDTPEDVQTAKSLNIKSISVLSGFYNMAALLDSNPDYIAGDISKIQDYIKSMNTHKN
- a CDS encoding WxcM-like domain-containing protein, whose amino-acid sequence is MPLDEVKIIQLPKFLDERGNLSFFENDNHVPFSISRAYWIYDVPGGEVRGGHAYKTLQEFIVALSGSFDVILNDGKEEKRFSLNRSYMGLYVPKMIWRQMENFSTNSLVLIVADQEYKESEYIRDFNEFQNL
- a CDS encoding polysaccharide biosynthesis tyrosine autokinase, with translation MRIIKEQKSEKKEQNLLGQLWFKYFPYWPLFFVFICLSVAAGWGYLQFATPLYESSASLLIKDEKKGEDDSKVIESLNQLSTKKIIENESEVIKSRGLMYEVVKKLFLYAPVYEEQKLKSVSAYSSSPIKIEAKYPDSLIGAHEKISLKYDQLKQQVTVDNKVYPINQWVKTPFAELKFIPTGAQNTGEFPLFFNLYEPKLIASILLQKLQVSSANKLSSVIFLKIRDGNSRCSEDILNELMIAYNKAALNDRNVLASNTLQFLEERLKKVGGQLDTIENKLQQYKTSSGAVEIGSQGSMYLQNVGAVDQKLAEVNTQLAVLNQVENYVKAKNNTGGIVPSTVGISDPLLSELITKLFNSELEYERLKKTTGENNPTLVSITDQIEKIKPSIIENIRNQRSGLEANRNNLFGLTNRYSSMLSSIPQKERNLVEISRNHSIINNVYNFLLQKREETALSLSSAVVNSRIIDKAQSSFGPVSPNNKLIYLIAIAVSMLIAVVIIAANELINPTILFRHEIEEFTSVPVIGEISFNESKESLVIGAGKRSFIAEQFRNLRTSLPYLGINANKKKLLITSSISGEGKSFVSANLGVSLAMAGKKVLMLEFDLSNPSLSEKLNVPESDIKGLSEYLKGQAEIEETIKKTNIHENLYIISAGKLPDNPSELIMDKRVQELLESVTDSFDHIIIDTAPVGLLSDAYVLSAYCDAALYIVRHRYTPKTAVQRIDENNKINVLKNLAIVFNGVKSRGFRKNGYGYGYGYGYISNETKRDKKRGAKTSAA
- a CDS encoding WxcM-like domain-containing protein, translating into MITLHANVNDCRLIDLPKIQNRAGNITPVQGMEDVPFEIKRIYYLYDTPGGESRGGHAHKNLHQLIVAASGSFEVTLNDGKESKKFYLNHPYYGLLIVPGIWRELQNFSSGSICLVLASDKYYEDDYLRHYKDYLNFIRNGKLN
- a CDS encoding GNAT family N-acetyltransferase, with the protein product MEITVEQYNQSLESTWDKFIEDNNRNATFLHSRKFFNHNPQNQKDDTSLLFYKNGKLKAVLPACLMEINGLLTFISHPRSTYGGFIVDESIGVEEAIAIVEETINFAKSKNAEEIIIRNPFRIFYQLPSDETDYAMWFHGFSIKSRELECAIKLCADPESRYEDGTKRSVKKALKSAVSVRETDDYELFWQHLSANLSEKHGAKPTHTIEQFYQLKNQVSEDKIKLIGAFIDEKLVGGIVLFISKPNVLHAQYIASDLNYQNSRPLNAVIDYILKWGWEQGFSYLNLGSANEEAGRKINFGLFRFKEGFGGRGVLRETMHMKLNSPKINSSTETQ
- a CDS encoding acetyltransferase; this encodes MKTKKLVIYGLGETADLAYEYFTYDSIYEVVAFAVDKEYKTENLHLGLPVIDFELIESIYPKTDIELFVGASFTKLNRSRMKMYNAAKAKGYTCASYISSKAFIWHNAEIGENAFVLENNVIQHKVKIGNNVILWSGNHIGHQTIIEDNVTLSSHCVISGFCTIGANSFLGVNCTFNDKIKLGKDNFVGSGALIVKNTEDGKLMIGAPAKPSAISTYDFFKIPQLTISVN
- a CDS encoding UpxY family transcription antiterminator, with protein sequence MNNTKNWYAVYTRPRAEKKVADALTKKKIENFSPINKVIRQWSDRKKIVYEPLFTSYVFIKVSELELSSIRQTDGVINLVYWLNKPAVIRESEIEAVKRFLTENENVKLERTPIGINDNVRILGGPLMEYEGQVLSTKNKTIKVYLPSMGYLMYAEIENSNVEVITKTIPSIYTPLKMVK